A stretch of the Streptomyces sp. NBC_00078 genome encodes the following:
- a CDS encoding FcoT family thioesterase, producing MTAPATARADAPPQRSFPTDEELLARVLVPYKEHCKYLKSAEVTAAAGLASARCAFAIEESCYIDDTGHLNSVEVNIAYNQMMYYLVAKSVKEGLLTGFEDWTLDDFWRHQLPDILIARFASNFRRPVNPRQFTGEMEFRSVTRRTPGGGSPFLHAQTVFRYQDAHGGRSDGEATLAFVNIP from the coding sequence GTGACCGCGCCCGCCACCGCCCGCGCCGACGCCCCGCCCCAGCGGTCGTTCCCCACCGACGAGGAACTGCTGGCCCGGGTCCTGGTGCCCTACAAGGAGCACTGCAAGTACCTGAAGTCGGCCGAGGTCACGGCCGCAGCCGGACTCGCCTCCGCACGCTGCGCGTTCGCGATCGAGGAGTCCTGCTACATCGACGACACCGGCCATCTGAACTCGGTCGAGGTCAACATCGCCTACAACCAGATGATGTACTACCTGGTCGCCAAGTCCGTGAAGGAAGGGCTGCTGACCGGCTTCGAGGACTGGACCCTCGACGACTTCTGGCGCCACCAGCTTCCTGACATCCTCATCGCCCGCTTCGCCTCGAACTTCCGGCGGCCCGTCAACCCCCGTCAATTCACAGGGGAGATGGAATTTCGCTCCGTGACCCGGCGGACCCCCGGCGGCGGCAGCCCCTTCCTCCACGCCCAGACCGTCTTCCGCTACCAGGACGCCCACGGCGGCCGGAGCGACGGCGAGGCAACCCTCGCATTCGTCAACATCCCCTGA
- a CDS encoding sigma-70 family RNA polymerase sigma factor, which produces MISVLPAVRADRASVDASATAWALAARGGDADAADHFVRALHGDVLRYVAHLSGDPQTAHDLTQDTFARAFGSLHRYEGRASARTWLLSIARRAVADSLRRAAVRPRIADAVDWQTAVERSQPCGLPGFDEGVALLDLLESLPDERREAFVLTQVVGLSYEETAGFVGCPVGTVRSRVNRARATLERLLQEAETPSALAA; this is translated from the coding sequence ATGATCTCTGTCCTGCCCGCTGTCCGCGCGGATCGTGCCTCCGTGGACGCGTCGGCGACCGCCTGGGCACTGGCTGCCCGCGGCGGCGACGCCGACGCGGCCGATCACTTCGTCCGTGCCCTGCACGGTGACGTGCTGCGCTACGTGGCCCACCTCAGCGGTGATCCCCAGACCGCCCACGACTTGACCCAGGACACCTTCGCGCGGGCGTTCGGCAGCCTGCACCGCTACGAAGGCCGTGCCTCGGCCCGGACCTGGCTGTTGTCGATCGCCCGGCGCGCGGTCGCCGACAGCCTGCGCCGGGCCGCGGTCCGGCCCCGGATCGCGGACGCCGTCGACTGGCAGACGGCGGTGGAACGCTCACAGCCGTGCGGCCTGCCGGGCTTCGACGAGGGGGTGGCCCTGCTCGACCTGCTGGAGAGCCTGCCCGACGAACGCCGGGAAGCGTTCGTGCTGACCCAGGTGGTCGGTCTGTCGTACGAGGAGACGGCCGGGTTCGTCGGCTGCCCCGTCGGCACGGTCCGCTCCCGGGTCAACCGAGCCCGCGCCACCCTGGAGCGGTTGCTGCAGGAAGCCGAGACACCGAGTGCCCTCGCGGCCTGA
- a CDS encoding TauD/TfdA family dioxygenase, protein MQIKDQLGAALGVTVEDFDHTTASEADIEALKAAVYTKKIAVLKGQDLTPEQFLALGKRLGRPETYYEPMYKHPDVPEIFVSSNVPENGRQMGVPKTGKFWHADYQFMPDPFGITLIYPQVVPEKNRGTYFIDMGRAYEKLPAELKKEIAGTRCRHSVRKYFKIRPHDVYRPISEIIEEVETKTPPVVQPTTFTHPMTGETVLYISEGFTVGIENEDGEPLDEELLKRLFEATGQLDDTFEHEGIHLQSFEKGDLLVWDNRSLIHRARHTTTPEPTVSHRVTVHDERRLYDGMRAA, encoded by the coding sequence ATGCAGATCAAGGACCAGCTGGGAGCCGCGCTCGGTGTCACCGTCGAGGACTTCGACCACACCACCGCCTCCGAGGCGGACATCGAGGCCCTCAAGGCGGCCGTCTACACGAAGAAGATCGCCGTCCTGAAGGGCCAGGACCTCACCCCCGAGCAGTTCCTCGCCCTGGGCAAGCGTCTCGGCCGCCCCGAGACGTACTACGAGCCGATGTACAAGCACCCGGACGTCCCGGAGATATTCGTCTCCTCCAACGTCCCGGAGAACGGCAGGCAGATGGGTGTGCCGAAGACCGGCAAGTTCTGGCACGCCGACTACCAGTTCATGCCCGACCCCTTCGGCATCACCCTCATCTACCCCCAGGTCGTCCCCGAGAAGAACCGCGGCACCTACTTCATCGACATGGGCCGGGCGTACGAGAAGCTGCCGGCCGAGCTGAAGAAGGAGATCGCCGGGACGCGCTGCCGCCACTCGGTGCGCAAGTACTTCAAGATCCGGCCGCACGACGTCTACCGCCCGATCTCCGAGATCATCGAAGAGGTCGAGACGAAGACCCCGCCCGTCGTCCAGCCCACCACCTTCACCCACCCCATGACCGGCGAAACGGTCCTCTACATCAGCGAGGGCTTCACCGTCGGCATCGAGAACGAGGACGGCGAACCGCTCGACGAAGAGCTCCTCAAGCGGCTCTTCGAGGCCACCGGCCAGCTCGACGACACCTTCGAGCACGAGGGCATCCACCTGCAGAGCTTCGAGAAGGGCGACCTGCTGGTCTGGGACAACCGCAGCCTCATCCACCGCGCCCGCCACACCACCACCCCGGAGCCCACTGTCTCCCACCGCGTCACCGTCCACGACGAGCGCAGGCTCTACGACGGGATGCGCGCCGCGTGA
- a CDS encoding MFS transporter, whose amino-acid sequence MRARLSLLVLALAQLVIALDYNIVYVALPEIGAGLGFSPHDLQWVVSAYVVTTGGFLLLGGRTADLLGRRRTFVAAALVYAGSSLVGGLSQSAGVLIAVRAAQGIGGSLLFPATLALINTIYEEGPHRNRALAVWGAAGAGGLCFGSLLGGVLVEAFGWPSVFFVNVPIAAALAWAGWRLFPADSPRTGTRRFDVTGALAATGGITLFVFLLVHAPEAGWDSPSALLSAALSVTLLSVFAFVETRSRDPLVPARLFAHRGLVAAMAITALYSATFSSLPYFMTLYFQNVRGYGAFATGLAFLVPAVVTALGTQAGERAVARVGVRRMLIGGMALGAAGAAALGLALTGDGSYALLLPGIVLLGLGQGAAWTGMWIVAASGVAAEDQGVASGMASTTLQVGGAVGLALLVALSGSVGQGPPDEALLTGIRGAVFAVAAVLCCGVPLTLTLRRTATAAV is encoded by the coding sequence GTGCGAGCACGACTTTCCCTTCTCGTTCTGGCGCTGGCCCAGCTGGTCATCGCGCTCGACTACAACATCGTCTACGTCGCCCTCCCTGAGATTGGCGCCGGACTCGGTTTCTCCCCGCACGACCTGCAGTGGGTGGTCAGCGCCTACGTCGTCACGACGGGCGGCTTCCTCCTGCTCGGTGGCCGCACGGCCGATCTGCTGGGCCGGCGTCGGACCTTCGTCGCCGCGGCGCTCGTCTACGCGGGGTCCTCGCTGGTGGGAGGCCTGTCCCAGTCGGCCGGCGTCCTCATCGCCGTCCGCGCGGCGCAGGGCATCGGCGGCTCGCTGCTCTTCCCGGCCACCCTCGCCCTGATCAACACGATCTACGAGGAGGGGCCCCACCGGAACCGGGCTCTCGCGGTATGGGGCGCGGCGGGGGCCGGGGGCCTGTGCTTCGGGTCGCTGCTGGGCGGGGTGCTCGTGGAGGCGTTCGGCTGGCCGTCGGTGTTCTTCGTCAACGTCCCCATCGCGGCGGCGCTGGCGTGGGCGGGGTGGCGACTGTTCCCGGCGGACAGCCCGCGCACCGGCACCCGGCGGTTCGACGTCACCGGCGCGCTGGCCGCCACCGGCGGTATCACGCTCTTCGTGTTCCTGCTGGTGCACGCCCCCGAGGCCGGCTGGGACAGCCCGTCCGCCCTGCTGAGCGCGGCACTCTCGGTCACCCTGCTGAGCGTCTTCGCGTTCGTCGAGACCCGCTCGCGCGATCCACTGGTCCCGGCACGGCTGTTCGCCCACCGGGGCCTGGTCGCCGCCATGGCGATCACCGCCCTCTACAGCGCCACCTTCAGCTCGCTGCCCTATTTCATGACCCTCTACTTCCAGAACGTACGCGGCTACGGCGCGTTCGCGACGGGCCTGGCGTTCCTCGTCCCGGCCGTGGTGACCGCACTGGGCACGCAGGCCGGTGAGCGGGCCGTCGCCCGCGTCGGAGTGCGCCGCATGCTGATCGGCGGCATGGCGCTGGGTGCGGCAGGGGCTGCCGCCCTCGGTCTCGCGCTCACCGGGGACGGTTCGTACGCCCTGCTGCTGCCGGGGATCGTGCTGCTGGGGCTCGGCCAGGGCGCCGCCTGGACCGGCATGTGGATCGTCGCCGCCTCCGGAGTGGCCGCCGAGGACCAGGGCGTGGCCTCCGGCATGGCCTCCACGACGCTCCAGGTCGGCGGCGCGGTAGGCCTCGCCCTGCTGGTCGCCCTGTCCGGCAGCGTCGGTCAGGGCCCGCCGGACGAGGCCCTGTTGACCGGGATACGTGGCGCCGTGTTCGCGGTCGCGGCCGTCCTGTGCTGCGGCGTGCCGCTCACCCTGACCCTGCGCAGAACCGCGACCGCCGCCGTGTAG
- a CDS encoding long-chain-fatty-acid--CoA ligase, whose product METSTAPQPKGTRLHHAELSTLVHTTRFHAARQPDATAVICEDRNLTYGDLHHHSNRMAHALRAAGLTEGDRVAYLGKESEHYYEALFACAKTGTVLVPVNWRLTAPEVSHILQDSGTRLLFLEDEFAPIVEAMPTKPPETVVPVTSITTWRAGHPDSETEFEAGPDTPVAQLYTSGTTGLPKGVVLAHRSFFAIRDGLASEGLDWIDWRAGDIALIGIPGFHVGGLWWATQNFNAGTTVVAMRAFAARQAIDLIRDLGITTACVVPAMLRMMLTEPGVSAKDFITLRKTVYGGSPISEALLEESLALLDCEFAQIYGLTETGNTAVCLPPAAHVPGGSRMQAAGHPYPGVRAKVIDDQGREQPPGAVGEVCLHTPARMVEYWRLPDKTAETLVDGWIHTGDAGYLDEDGYVFIRDRIKDAILVAGENVYPAEIENVLEHHPGVGEAVVVGIPDERWGEKVHAFVVPAPGQRPSPRDLHTFLVPRLAAFKLPASYEFTDHVPRNPSGKILRRELRDRFWSDSARKVN is encoded by the coding sequence ATGGAGACATCCACGGCGCCGCAGCCGAAGGGCACCAGGCTCCACCACGCCGAACTGAGCACCCTCGTCCACACCACCCGCTTCCACGCCGCCCGGCAGCCGGACGCCACGGCGGTCATCTGCGAGGACCGCAACCTGACCTACGGGGACCTGCACCACCACAGCAACCGTATGGCGCACGCCCTGCGGGCCGCCGGGCTCACCGAGGGCGACCGGGTGGCCTACCTGGGCAAGGAGTCCGAGCACTACTACGAGGCCCTCTTCGCCTGTGCCAAGACCGGCACCGTGCTGGTCCCGGTCAACTGGCGGCTCACCGCCCCCGAGGTGAGCCACATCCTCCAGGACTCCGGCACCCGGCTGCTGTTCCTGGAGGACGAGTTCGCCCCGATCGTCGAGGCCATGCCCACAAAGCCGCCGGAGACCGTCGTACCGGTGACCTCGATCACCACCTGGCGGGCCGGGCACCCGGACAGCGAGACGGAGTTCGAGGCCGGCCCGGACACCCCGGTCGCCCAGCTCTACACCAGCGGCACCACCGGCCTGCCCAAGGGCGTGGTCCTCGCCCACCGCAGCTTCTTCGCGATCCGCGACGGCCTCGCGAGCGAGGGACTGGACTGGATCGACTGGCGAGCGGGCGACATCGCCCTGATCGGCATACCCGGCTTCCACGTCGGCGGACTGTGGTGGGCCACCCAGAACTTCAACGCCGGGACGACGGTGGTGGCGATGCGCGCCTTCGCCGCCCGGCAGGCCATCGACCTCATCCGCGACCTCGGCATCACCACCGCCTGCGTGGTCCCGGCGATGTTGCGCATGATGCTCACAGAACCCGGGGTGAGCGCGAAGGACTTCATCACCCTGCGCAAGACCGTGTACGGCGGCTCCCCGATCTCCGAAGCGCTGCTGGAGGAGAGCCTCGCCCTCCTGGACTGCGAGTTCGCCCAGATCTACGGCCTGACGGAGACCGGCAACACCGCTGTCTGCCTGCCCCCGGCCGCGCATGTCCCGGGCGGGTCGCGCATGCAGGCCGCCGGCCACCCCTACCCGGGCGTACGCGCCAAGGTCATCGACGACCAGGGCCGAGAACAGCCCCCGGGCGCGGTCGGCGAGGTCTGCCTGCACACCCCGGCCCGGATGGTCGAGTACTGGAGACTGCCCGACAAGACCGCCGAGACGCTCGTCGACGGCTGGATCCACACCGGGGACGCCGGCTACCTCGACGAGGACGGCTACGTCTTCATCCGCGACCGCATCAAGGACGCCATCCTCGTCGCGGGCGAGAACGTCTACCCCGCGGAGATCGAGAACGTCCTGGAACACCACCCCGGGGTCGGGGAGGCGGTCGTGGTCGGCATTCCCGACGAGCGCTGGGGCGAGAAGGTGCACGCCTTCGTCGTCCCTGCGCCAGGCCAGCGGCCCAGCCCCCGGGACCTGCACACCTTCCTCGTGCCGCGCCTGGCCGCGTTCAAACTGCCCGCGAGCTACGAGTTCACCGACCACGTCCCGCGCAACCCCAGCGGCAAGATCCTCCGCCGCGAACTGCGCGACCGCTTCTGGAGCGACTCCGCGCGCAAGGTCAACTGA
- a CDS encoding copper chaperone PCu(A)C has translation MKPITDPLFSLKRLDRRRLRDAALAALVPVAACSVALAGLTAWVGTGRAGSPAVVRVTEGKVLLPSDGVPETAAFFHIANEGGSADTLVRITARDVPGEITLSRHRMRQGNAAYRSTIDSVSVAAGDSLAMSPSGVDLTVPVPSDQWRSGDLVSFTLEFRRSGRVKVLAVVVPPDSASLT, from the coding sequence ATGAAGCCGATCACGGACCCGCTGTTCTCCCTCAAGCGACTCGACCGGCGGCGGCTTCGGGACGCAGCGCTCGCCGCTCTCGTGCCCGTCGCGGCGTGCAGTGTGGCGCTGGCCGGCCTGACGGCCTGGGTCGGGACGGGCCGGGCCGGCAGCCCGGCGGTCGTCCGGGTCACGGAGGGCAAAGTGCTGCTGCCGTCCGACGGAGTCCCGGAGACGGCGGCGTTCTTCCACATCGCCAACGAGGGCGGCTCGGCCGACACCCTGGTCCGGATCACGGCGCGGGATGTCCCCGGTGAGATAACGCTCTCCCGGCACCGCATGCGGCAGGGCAACGCGGCCTACCGGTCCACGATCGACTCCGTCTCCGTCGCGGCGGGCGACAGCCTCGCCATGTCGCCGAGCGGGGTGGACCTGACCGTGCCCGTGCCCTCGGACCAGTGGCGTTCAGGTGATCTCGTGTCGTTCACCCTGGAGTTCCGGCGCAGCGGCCGGGTGAAGGTCCTGGCCGTTGTGGTGCCGCCGGATTCGGCATCGCTCACGTAG
- a CDS encoding aspartyl/asparaginyl beta-hydroxylase domain-containing protein, translating to MTPEIDDAFAAIRSTHGADSIQRVEQMLEPGGGARRHPLQKGAKWILPGLSPTPWHDPHGHPELAPVVEAFEAAHPAIKEELGAAWAGHREAFSDYEHYLTRQQDWQALYLYRNGGLVEESAGTAPTAYKVLKEFAAETDLICPLLECHFSTLLPGAAIAPHCDLWNFSINLHLAVDIPDGCSITVAGETRSWQEGKCLLFDYSFEHEARNDGDRPRTCLLVDLWHPETTVPERQALTALITEVRRLMGND from the coding sequence ATGACACCCGAGATAGACGACGCCTTCGCGGCGATCAGAAGCACGCACGGCGCGGACTCGATCCAACGCGTGGAACAGATGCTGGAGCCCGGGGGCGGGGCGCGGCGCCACCCGCTCCAGAAGGGCGCCAAGTGGATCCTCCCGGGGCTGTCCCCGACGCCCTGGCACGACCCCCACGGCCATCCCGAACTGGCTCCGGTCGTCGAGGCGTTCGAAGCCGCCCATCCGGCGATCAAGGAGGAACTGGGCGCGGCCTGGGCCGGGCACCGTGAGGCGTTCTCGGACTACGAGCACTACCTGACCCGCCAGCAGGACTGGCAGGCCCTCTACCTGTACCGGAACGGGGGACTGGTCGAGGAATCCGCGGGAACCGCACCCACGGCATACAAAGTCCTCAAAGAGTTCGCCGCCGAGACGGACCTGATCTGCCCCCTCCTGGAATGCCATTTCTCCACCCTGCTGCCCGGGGCGGCCATCGCCCCGCATTGCGACCTGTGGAACTTCAGCATCAATCTTCATCTCGCTGTCGACATTCCGGACGGGTGCAGCATCACGGTCGCCGGTGAAACCCGATCCTGGCAGGAGGGGAAGTGCCTGCTCTTCGACTACTCCTTCGAGCACGAGGCGCGTAACGACGGCGACCGCCCGCGAACCTGCCTGCTCGTGGACCTGTGGCACCCGGAGACCACCGTTCCGGAACGACAGGCGCTGACCGCGCTCATCACGGAAGTCAGGCGCCTTATGGGAAACGACTGA
- a CDS encoding cation-translocating P-type ATPase: MAAEPMASLVVTDVTVGGMTCAACVRRVEKKLAKLEGVTATVNLATGLARVSHPAAVAPEDLVTAVEQAGYQAALPVREDEEPTEQADEAASDEARRERERIVVTALLAVPVLVLSMVPALQFRNWQWLCFVLAAPVAVWSAWPFHIRALRGLRHSTATMDTLVSLGVAASFSWSVYALFLGGAGEPGMRMSFSLVPSASEGMAHLYLEAAVSVPLFVLTGRFLEARARRGTGAALRSLAELAAKKVSVRDEDGERSVSIEQLRVGQVFVVRPGERVATDGRVVEGSSAVDLSLVTGESEPVEVSPGSALVGGAVNAGGLLLVEATAVGADTQLARITRLVTEAQAGKARAQRLADAVAGVFVPVVLAIAVTVLGFWLGAGADPQAALTACVAVLVVACPCALGLATPTALMAATGRGAQLGVLVSGPQTLEALQHVDTVVLDKTGTLTTGHMTVAKVTVLPGALGQDAVMRLAGAVERGSEHPIGRAVTAYAGRTQASGPLPDVTDFVAVPGHGVSGQVDGLTVEVGAPDGKLPRALAKALAEAEEAAHTPVLVRVDGRAKALIAVGDLVRPGSYRAVERLRRLGIRPVLATGDRTAPAQAVAAALNIDEVRARCTPEDKAALVRQLKEEGARVAVVGDGVNDAAALAEADLGIAMGSGTDVAIGAADLTLARGDIEALVDAVLLARRTLGTIRANLVWAFGYNVVTVPLAMVGLLDPMFAAAAMSVSSVLVVANSLRLRTWQPSAARGRSRPGTRGAKAGAR; the protein is encoded by the coding sequence ATGGCGGCCGAACCGATGGCGAGCCTCGTGGTCACGGACGTCACCGTGGGCGGGATGACCTGCGCGGCCTGCGTCCGGAGGGTGGAGAAGAAGCTCGCCAAGCTGGAGGGCGTCACGGCCACGGTCAACCTGGCCACGGGGCTCGCGCGGGTCAGCCACCCGGCCGCCGTCGCGCCCGAGGATCTCGTCACCGCGGTCGAGCAGGCCGGATACCAGGCCGCCCTGCCCGTGCGTGAGGACGAGGAGCCGACCGAGCAAGCGGACGAGGCCGCGAGCGACGAGGCCCGCCGTGAGCGGGAACGGATCGTGGTCACCGCTCTGCTGGCGGTGCCGGTCCTGGTGCTGTCGATGGTGCCGGCCCTGCAGTTCCGCAACTGGCAGTGGCTGTGCTTCGTGCTGGCCGCCCCGGTGGCGGTGTGGAGCGCCTGGCCCTTTCACATCAGGGCGCTGCGGGGGCTGCGGCACTCTACGGCCACCATGGACACCCTCGTCTCGCTCGGCGTCGCGGCGTCCTTCTCCTGGTCGGTGTACGCGCTGTTCCTCGGGGGAGCGGGCGAGCCCGGGATGCGGATGTCGTTCAGTCTGGTGCCCTCCGCGTCGGAGGGCATGGCGCACCTGTATCTCGAAGCCGCCGTCAGTGTGCCGCTGTTCGTGCTGACCGGGCGGTTCCTGGAGGCGCGGGCGCGGCGGGGGACCGGTGCGGCGCTGCGGTCGCTGGCGGAACTGGCCGCCAAGAAGGTGTCCGTCCGTGACGAGGACGGTGAGAGGTCGGTCTCCATCGAGCAGTTGCGGGTGGGGCAGGTCTTCGTGGTGCGTCCCGGTGAGCGGGTCGCCACCGACGGGCGGGTCGTGGAGGGCAGTTCGGCGGTGGACCTGTCGCTGGTCACCGGCGAGAGCGAACCCGTGGAGGTGTCTCCCGGTTCGGCCCTGGTCGGCGGGGCCGTCAACGCGGGCGGGCTGCTGCTCGTCGAGGCGACGGCGGTCGGCGCGGACACCCAGCTGGCCCGGATCACCCGCCTCGTGACGGAGGCGCAGGCCGGCAAGGCGCGGGCGCAGCGGCTGGCCGACGCGGTCGCGGGAGTCTTCGTTCCCGTGGTCCTGGCGATCGCGGTGACCGTCCTGGGGTTCTGGCTGGGTGCCGGAGCCGACCCGCAGGCGGCGCTCACCGCCTGTGTGGCCGTCCTGGTCGTGGCCTGCCCGTGCGCGCTGGGGCTCGCGACGCCGACCGCCCTGATGGCGGCCACCGGGCGGGGGGCCCAGCTGGGTGTGCTGGTGAGCGGGCCGCAGACGCTGGAGGCTCTGCAGCATGTGGACACGGTCGTGCTGGACAAGACCGGCACGCTGACCACCGGCCACATGACGGTGGCCAAGGTCACCGTGCTGCCGGGCGCGCTCGGGCAGGATGCGGTGATGCGGCTGGCGGGGGCGGTGGAGCGCGGCTCCGAGCATCCGATCGGGCGGGCGGTCACCGCGTACGCGGGCCGCACACAGGCGTCCGGACCGCTGCCGGACGTGACGGACTTCGTCGCGGTGCCGGGACACGGCGTGAGCGGCCAGGTGGACGGCCTCACGGTGGAGGTGGGTGCGCCGGACGGCAAGCTGCCGCGCGCGCTGGCCAAAGCGCTGGCCGAGGCCGAGGAGGCCGCGCACACCCCGGTCCTGGTGCGGGTCGACGGCCGGGCCAAGGCACTGATCGCGGTCGGGGACCTGGTGCGCCCCGGCAGCTACCGGGCCGTGGAGCGGCTGCGCCGACTCGGTATCCGCCCGGTGCTCGCCACCGGCGACCGCACGGCGCCCGCCCAAGCGGTCGCCGCCGCCCTGAACATCGACGAGGTGCGCGCCCGCTGCACCCCCGAGGACAAGGCCGCCCTCGTACGGCAGTTGAAGGAGGAGGGCGCCAGGGTCGCGGTGGTCGGCGACGGCGTGAACGACGCCGCCGCACTCGCCGAAGCCGACCTGGGCATCGCCATGGGCAGCGGCACCGACGTGGCCATCGGCGCCGCCGACCTGACCCTGGCCCGCGGGGACATCGAGGCGCTCGTCGACGCCGTCCTGCTCGCCCGGCGCACCCTGGGCACGATCCGGGCCAACCTGGTGTGGGCGTTCGGCTACAACGTCGTCACCGTGCCGCTGGCCATGGTCGGACTGCTCGATCCGATGTTCGCCGCCGCGGCGATGTCGGTGAGTTCCGTGCTGGTGGTCGCCAACAGCCTGCGGCTGCGCACCTGGCAGCCCTCTGCCGCCCGCGGCCGGAGCCGTCCCGGGACGCGGGGCGCGAAGGCCGGTGCCCGATGA
- a CDS encoding phosphopantetheine-binding protein codes for MPEPLTLDSFRADLAECLFLEPGEVDLEDSPLDAGLDSLRIVTLLERWQAAGADVTFVELAERTSFAQWWQLLTERTRGADHADA; via the coding sequence ATGCCCGAACCCCTCACCCTGGACAGCTTCCGCGCCGACCTGGCGGAGTGCCTGTTCCTGGAGCCCGGTGAAGTCGACCTGGAGGACAGCCCGCTGGACGCCGGGCTGGACTCGCTGCGCATCGTCACCCTGCTGGAACGCTGGCAGGCGGCGGGTGCCGACGTGACCTTCGTCGAACTCGCCGAGCGCACCTCCTTCGCCCAGTGGTGGCAGCTCCTCACCGAACGCACACGGGGAGCCGACCATGCCGACGCCTGA
- a CDS encoding ATP-binding cassette domain-containing protein: MTCAGAQELTLDVAAGERVALSGRDGATATALLRAVAGLSPVGGGQITVGGRGSRTPAERAWRARACAWLPRRPVPARSQARAADVLARSAHPAAAAFAADLLGVAELTNRPLYGLTSGEIQRLHWARVIGCVAAGAGVLLADEPAEGLEPDDREALVLLLAELPVTLLMATADPVLTALCDRRVGTTSDRSGAPCTPLATGVGPKSLASLQN, translated from the coding sequence GTGACCTGCGCAGGCGCCCAGGAGCTGACGCTGGACGTCGCGGCCGGCGAACGTGTCGCCCTGAGCGGCCGGGACGGGGCGACAGCCACGGCGCTGCTGCGCGCGGTGGCCGGGCTGAGCCCGGTGGGCGGCGGGCAGATCACGGTGGGCGGCCGGGGCAGCCGCACTCCCGCCGAGCGGGCGTGGCGTGCCAGGGCCTGCGCCTGGCTCCCCCGGCGCCCTGTCCCGGCCCGCTCGCAGGCGCGGGCGGCCGACGTACTGGCCCGCAGCGCACACCCGGCAGCGGCTGCCTTCGCCGCTGACCTGCTGGGCGTCGCAGAACTGACGAACCGCCCCCTGTACGGCCTCACGTCGGGCGAGATCCAGCGCCTGCACTGGGCCAGGGTGATCGGCTGTGTGGCGGCAGGCGCCGGTGTGCTGCTGGCCGACGAGCCTGCCGAAGGACTGGAACCGGACGACCGCGAGGCTCTTGTGCTCCTGCTCGCCGAACTGCCAGTGACCCTCCTGATGGCGACCGCGGACCCGGTGCTCACGGCCCTGTGCGACCGGCGGGTGGGTACGACGTCCGACCGCTCCGGCGCACCCTGTACACCCCTCGCGACTGGCGTCGGGCCCAAGTCCCTTGCCTCTCTGCAGAATTGA
- a CDS encoding beta-ketoacyl-ACP synthase III, whose translation MPSNTPSPPGPAAVLCGLAGWVPPRVVTNDELAERLDTDDAWIRTRTGIRSRHVAEPGQATSDLAVEAGRLALRSAGGAPADAVIVTTTTPDRPCPATAPVVATRLGLAGAAAFDVGAVCTGFVYGLATAAGLIAAGVARRVLLIGADTYSTIVDPLDRTNAIIFGDGAGAVVLRAGDADEAGAVGHFDLGSDGAHEDLITVAAGGSRQRATGGEPTHADRYFAMRGKEVYRHAVTRMAASARATLDRAGWKTGDVDHFVPHQANLRILHSVADDLGLPRERCVANVDAVGNTGAASIPLALADAVAHRRIRPGDRLLLTAFGGGLTWGSCLTTWPELAPHPQPERTTP comes from the coding sequence GTGCCCAGCAACACCCCCAGCCCGCCGGGCCCGGCGGCCGTCCTGTGCGGACTGGCCGGATGGGTGCCGCCCCGTGTGGTCACCAACGACGAACTCGCCGAGCGGCTGGACACCGACGACGCCTGGATCCGTACCCGCACCGGGATTCGCAGTCGGCACGTCGCCGAGCCCGGCCAGGCCACCTCCGACCTCGCCGTCGAAGCGGGTCGGCTCGCCCTGCGCTCTGCCGGTGGCGCCCCCGCTGACGCGGTGATCGTCACCACGACCACTCCGGACCGTCCCTGCCCCGCCACCGCGCCCGTGGTGGCCACCCGCCTCGGCCTCGCGGGGGCGGCGGCCTTCGATGTCGGCGCGGTGTGTACGGGTTTCGTGTACGGCCTCGCAACAGCCGCCGGGCTGATCGCCGCCGGGGTCGCCCGCCGGGTGCTGCTGATCGGCGCGGACACCTACTCCACCATCGTCGACCCGCTGGACCGCACCAACGCCATCATCTTCGGGGACGGCGCCGGCGCGGTCGTCCTGCGCGCGGGAGACGCGGACGAGGCCGGCGCGGTCGGCCACTTCGACCTCGGCAGCGACGGCGCCCACGAAGACCTGATCACGGTCGCCGCCGGCGGCTCCCGCCAGCGTGCCACCGGAGGCGAACCCACCCACGCTGACCGGTACTTCGCGATGCGCGGCAAGGAGGTCTACCGGCACGCGGTGACCCGCATGGCCGCCTCGGCCAGGGCGACCCTGGACCGGGCCGGGTGGAAGACCGGCGACGTCGACCACTTCGTGCCCCACCAGGCCAACCTGCGCATCCTGCACTCCGTCGCCGACGACCTGGGCCTGCCGCGGGAGCGTTGCGTGGCCAACGTCGACGCGGTCGGCAACACCGGAGCCGCCTCCATCCCGCTCGCCCTGGCCGACGCCGTGGCCCACCGGCGGATCCGCCCCGGCGACCGCCTCCTGCTCACCGCCTTCGGCGGCGGCCTCACCTGGGGCTCCTGCCTGACGACCTGGCCCGAACTCGCCCCGCACCCGCAACCGGAACGGACCACACCATGA